One genomic region from Candidatus Caldarchaeum subterraneum encodes:
- a CDS encoding conserved hypothetical protein (plasmid stabilisation system protein) translates to MLFQVIISNRARKSLKSLVKQHRRRVLELLLILRENPVPTDYFDVKKLKGLIYTYRVRIGDIRIIYEVSWNAKTIKILLIEWRERAY, encoded by the coding sequence ATGTTGTTTCAGGTCATAATATCCAATAGGGCTAGGAAATCGCTTAAAAGTCTAGTCAAGCAGCATAGGCGGAGAGTCTTGGAGCTTCTCCTGATCCTAAGAGAAAATCCTGTCCCGACAGATTACTTCGATGTAAAGAAGCTAAAGGGATTAATATACACATACAGAGTCAGAATAGGCGACATAAGAATCATTTATGAAGTCTCATGGAACGCAAAGACAATAAAAATCCTATTAATAGAATGGCGAGAACGAGCCTACTAA
- a CDS encoding cell division protein FtsZ yields MSSVEDFVQTTEEIRIKLIGVGGAGCNTVNRLNALGLTGVYTIAANTDLQHLDMVRADKKILLGKSVTRLRGAGGDPVRGRKAAEESEEEIRRALEGADIVFLAAGLGGGTGTGAAPVVARVAREEGATVVGVVSLPFEFEGMVRKRIAQAGLEELKNYTNTSVVVDNNKLLDLYPQHNLRRAFSLADEIISNMIQSITESIAKPGLINIDYEDFKTVVSRGKLASLGVGRSSTPNRAEEATFNALQSPLLDASYENLSGAIVHVCGGEDMQLAEAARPAEIISELMGEDGLVIWGARIDDTFSSTMQVSLILTGLSSTEQVVEINEITPTSVDQRIGEENGEEIDKILEQLGIKPVSQLP; encoded by the coding sequence GTGAGTAGCGTGGAAGACTTTGTCCAGACCACAGAGGAGATAAGAATCAAGCTAATCGGAGTAGGCGGAGCCGGCTGCAACACCGTCAACAGGCTCAACGCCCTCGGTCTCACAGGCGTATACACCATAGCCGCGAACACGGACCTGCAGCATCTCGACATGGTTAGAGCCGACAAGAAAATTCTTCTCGGCAAATCGGTGACCCGGCTCCGTGGAGCAGGAGGCGACCCAGTCCGTGGAAGAAAAGCCGCCGAAGAATCTGAGGAGGAGATACGCAGGGCCCTTGAAGGAGCGGACATCGTCTTCCTCGCCGCGGGTCTTGGAGGAGGAACGGGAACAGGAGCAGCACCGGTCGTAGCGCGCGTAGCACGTGAAGAAGGCGCGACGGTTGTCGGCGTCGTCTCTCTCCCATTCGAATTCGAGGGCATGGTGAGGAAAAGAATTGCACAAGCGGGACTCGAGGAGCTGAAAAACTACACCAACACATCGGTTGTAGTTGATAACAACAAGCTCCTCGACCTCTATCCACAGCACAACCTGCGAAGAGCCTTCAGCCTCGCCGACGAAATCATCAGCAACATGATACAGAGCATAACAGAGTCCATCGCAAAACCCGGGTTGATAAACATCGACTACGAAGACTTCAAAACAGTAGTGAGCCGCGGCAAACTCGCATCACTTGGAGTAGGCCGCTCCTCCACACCCAACAGAGCAGAGGAAGCCACCTTTAACGCTCTCCAGTCCCCGCTACTGGACGCATCCTACGAAAACCTCTCAGGAGCCATAGTCCATGTCTGCGGAGGGGAGGACATGCAGCTGGCGGAAGCGGCGAGGCCGGCGGAGATTATCTCGGAGCTGATGGGTGAAGATGGGCTGGTGATATGGGGTGCGCGGATAGACGACACCTTCAGCTCCACGATGCAGGTCTCACTGATACTCACCGGCCTCTCCTCAACCGAGCAAGTGGTCGAGATCAACGAGATAACACCCACCAGCGTCGACCAGCGAATCGGCGAAGAAAACGGTGAAGAAATAGATAAGATACTGGAGCAGCTGGGAATCAAGCCCGTCTCCCAGCTACCGTAA
- a CDS encoding glutamine amidotransferase class-II domain protein — MSMEPRREISACGILGILRKQDAEKVSVEEAVSSIECVRYRGSRLGAGFAAYSLDGNNGMHRLKIFIDSETTLSHVKKILKTRVNGGFYELGFDSLPASRFASWSAYVETSEETLRKLVDSINYELWNAGMRGRVYSWGRFVEVFKGVGYPLDVSQMYGLTEKNLEADMWIAHTRQPTNSPGVYPIWSHPFASQEWAIAHNGDISSFGANMEFIRFRGYRSFVGTDSELIAYLLDYLTNIQRLPILHAAQLLVSGFEDDLDKVDEYVRWRGAGLDGPFSVVAGYCDGEDIYMLALADRSKFRPLVVGYDEERIYVASEEAEIRQNSPEAVVWPVKPGGIFLASLKKGIIVSGRENITLYQPRIEKPPYPSRVVDAAGLDYRRVNKIVAELFAKGAEKVDVVNVNGHRYLGVNVPPGRFLNIYGTAGNCLANFNRGGVITVYGNAEDDVADAMVGGRVIIHGNAGDVLAQAFQAGEIFVRGSAGNRVAIQMREFREHKPYLIIGGRVDDYLGEYMAGGVVAVLGVDSFDSDECLVGRCVATGMVGGVIYIRGRVDRWRIGLQPPREDVKRYLRGLLLEGQIDQQTYTKLSTLKKITIQDLRENLPPEPFKRISKLYTSKYYREHLVSYRRLGETDLKLLSDALQSFCREFGLGRDVYERLLEEKYTVIRVAGGFSDLLPEEG, encoded by the coding sequence ATGAGCATGGAGCCGCGGCGAGAGATATCAGCATGTGGAATACTCGGCATCCTCCGTAAACAGGACGCGGAGAAAGTGTCGGTGGAGGAAGCTGTTTCATCGATAGAATGTGTCAGGTATAGGGGCAGCAGGCTTGGGGCAGGCTTCGCCGCCTACAGCCTCGACGGCAACAACGGCATGCACAGGCTCAAGATATTCATAGACTCGGAAACCACCCTCTCACATGTTAAGAAGATTCTCAAGACACGTGTTAACGGAGGTTTCTACGAGCTGGGGTTCGACAGCCTTCCTGCAAGCAGGTTCGCATCGTGGAGCGCCTACGTGGAGACATCCGAGGAAACGTTGAGGAAACTTGTCGACAGCATTAACTACGAGCTCTGGAACGCGGGCATGCGTGGAAGAGTTTATTCATGGGGCAGGTTTGTCGAGGTCTTCAAAGGCGTCGGATACCCCCTCGATGTCTCACAGATGTATGGCTTGACGGAGAAAAACCTTGAGGCGGATATGTGGATAGCTCATACTCGGCAGCCAACCAACTCGCCAGGCGTTTACCCCATATGGTCTCATCCATTCGCGAGCCAGGAATGGGCCATAGCGCACAACGGAGATATCAGCAGCTTCGGGGCAAACATGGAGTTCATCAGGTTCCGCGGCTACAGAAGCTTCGTCGGCACAGACAGCGAGCTCATAGCCTATCTCCTCGACTACCTCACCAACATACAGCGTCTCCCAATTCTGCATGCGGCTCAGCTGCTCGTCAGCGGTTTTGAAGACGACCTCGACAAGGTGGATGAATATGTCCGATGGCGGGGAGCAGGCCTCGACGGCCCATTCAGCGTGGTAGCAGGATACTGCGACGGCGAAGACATCTACATGCTCGCTTTGGCTGACAGGTCAAAATTCAGGCCCCTTGTAGTCGGCTACGACGAAGAGAGAATATATGTGGCGAGCGAGGAGGCGGAGATAAGGCAGAACTCTCCTGAAGCGGTTGTTTGGCCCGTCAAGCCCGGCGGAATTTTCCTCGCCTCGCTAAAGAAAGGCATAATCGTCTCGGGAAGAGAGAACATCACCCTTTATCAGCCAAGAATAGAAAAGCCCCCATATCCCAGCAGGGTTGTCGACGCTGCGGGCCTCGACTACCGACGCGTCAACAAAATAGTTGCCGAGCTTTTCGCAAAAGGCGCGGAGAAAGTGGATGTTGTCAACGTCAACGGCCACAGATATCTCGGCGTCAACGTGCCTCCGGGACGATTTCTCAACATCTACGGCACAGCGGGAAACTGTTTAGCCAACTTCAACAGAGGCGGAGTCATAACCGTTTACGGGAACGCTGAAGACGATGTAGCCGACGCGATGGTTGGCGGCCGCGTAATCATACATGGGAACGCGGGAGATGTTTTGGCGCAGGCTTTCCAAGCCGGTGAAATCTTTGTCCGGGGGAGCGCGGGCAACAGAGTGGCTATCCAGATGCGTGAATTCCGTGAACACAAGCCCTACCTCATAATTGGCGGGAGGGTTGATGATTATCTCGGCGAATACATGGCCGGCGGAGTTGTCGCAGTTCTCGGTGTGGACAGCTTTGACAGCGACGAATGCTTGGTCGGACGATGTGTGGCAACGGGAATGGTCGGCGGCGTCATCTACATCAGGGGACGTGTCGACAGATGGCGGATAGGGCTCCAGCCTCCTAGAGAAGACGTCAAAAGATATCTCCGAGGCCTCCTGCTCGAAGGCCAAATAGACCAACAAACATACACAAAACTCTCCACGCTAAAGAAAATTACCATCCAAGACCTCCGCGAAAACCTTCCACCCGAGCCCTTCAAACGCATATCAAAACTCTACACCTCAAAATACTACAGAGAACATCTTGTGTCCTATCGCAGACTCGGCGAAACAGACTTGAAGCTGCTCAGCGACGCTCTCCAAAGTTTCTGCAGAGAGTTTGGCCTTGGTAGGGATGTTTACGAGCGGCTGCTCGAGGAGAAATACACCGTGATAAGGGTTGCTGGAGGGTTTTCTGACTTGTTGCCCGAGGAGGGCTAA
- a CDS encoding phytoene dehydrogenase, translating into MRRLRIVVVGAGVGGLAAAALLAREGHEVTVAEKNNNVGGRAGVLSRDGFTFDMGPTWYLMPEIFDRFYSHFGKKTSDFYNLLKLDPGYRVFFDDGVKVDISAELEENIRLFDGLEPNGGEKLRRFLAKCEELYNSISKTLYLDLDSPFSFLNPEILSQGIKINIFESVESYVKKWFQSDKARKLLLYSIGFIGTPPSKAPAFYAILNYVKLVQGVYMPEHGIRQVVDTLYGLAKQENVEFLLGHEVSKIEVTNSKAERVYLNDSSMKVDAVVVNADYAFFETRVLEPRYRTYDVDYWSKRMFTPSALIAYLGLDKKVENIIPHNVFLEKDWGENFYQIFDPRYAKWPEYASYYVHVPSKIDKTAAPPGGEAVFILIPVANGIEDDDKKRETLFNNVLRDLEQKTGENIHENIVFKQLFSIRDFSARYHAYRGSALGLAHTLGQTAFWRPVHRSKKVKNLYYTGQYTHPGIGVPMVLISAEIIRNKLRKELM; encoded by the coding sequence TTGCGCAGGTTGAGAATCGTTGTTGTAGGCGCCGGAGTGGGTGGTCTAGCGGCCGCCGCTCTGCTGGCGAGAGAAGGTCACGAGGTGACGGTTGCCGAGAAAAACAATAACGTCGGTGGAAGAGCAGGAGTGCTTAGCCGAGATGGGTTTACCTTCGACATGGGCCCCACATGGTATCTTATGCCGGAGATATTTGACCGCTTCTACAGCCACTTCGGCAAAAAAACCTCCGATTTTTACAATCTTCTGAAGCTTGACCCCGGGTACCGTGTCTTCTTTGACGACGGGGTCAAAGTGGATATATCGGCTGAGCTTGAGGAGAACATCCGTCTATTCGACGGGCTCGAGCCCAACGGAGGTGAGAAGCTGCGCAGATTTCTCGCAAAATGCGAAGAACTCTATAACAGCATATCAAAAACCCTATACCTCGACCTCGACTCTCCTTTCAGCTTCCTCAACCCGGAGATACTTTCCCAAGGAATCAAAATAAACATCTTCGAATCTGTCGAATCCTATGTAAAAAAATGGTTCCAATCAGACAAGGCCCGTAAACTGCTTCTCTACTCAATCGGGTTCATCGGTACACCGCCCTCCAAAGCACCCGCGTTCTACGCCATACTTAACTACGTCAAACTTGTCCAAGGCGTCTACATGCCTGAGCATGGTATCAGACAGGTTGTCGACACGTTGTACGGGTTGGCGAAGCAGGAGAATGTAGAGTTTCTCCTCGGACATGAGGTAAGTAAAATCGAGGTAACAAACTCGAAAGCCGAACGTGTCTACTTGAACGATTCTTCGATGAAGGTGGACGCCGTCGTCGTCAACGCCGACTATGCATTTTTCGAGACGAGGGTTCTCGAGCCACGTTACCGCACCTACGACGTCGACTACTGGAGCAAACGCATGTTCACACCATCAGCTCTCATCGCATACTTAGGATTAGACAAAAAAGTTGAAAATATTATTCCGCACAACGTTTTCCTCGAAAAAGACTGGGGTGAAAACTTTTACCAAATATTCGACCCACGTTACGCGAAATGGCCCGAATACGCCTCCTATTATGTGCATGTTCCCTCGAAGATAGATAAAACAGCAGCACCACCGGGGGGAGAAGCGGTCTTCATATTAATACCGGTCGCAAACGGCATAGAAGACGATGACAAAAAACGCGAAACACTCTTCAACAACGTTCTCCGCGACCTCGAGCAGAAAACCGGGGAAAACATCCACGAAAACATCGTATTCAAACAATTGTTCAGCATAAGAGATTTTTCAGCACGCTACCACGCATACCGTGGCTCGGCGCTTGGTCTCGCCCACACACTTGGACAAACAGCTTTCTGGAGACCTGTGCACAGAAGCAAAAAGGTCAAAAACCTCTACTACACCGGTCAGTATACTCATCCAGGAATAGGTGTGCCGATGGTGTTGATATCCGCGGAGATTATCCGTAACAAGCTGCGAAAGGAGTTGATGTAG
- a CDS encoding phytoene synthase translates to MLIPKPPRVQKTLFNLFHKGSTTYFNSTLFFPDNVKKDVFKLYAFLRKADNYVDLIPQDVEGFYAFKEEYERAASGYQSSDIVINEFVELSNRKKFEQEWITAFLDAMESDLYRKTYYTLDELCVYMYGSAEVVGLFMAKILDLPEESYIYARFLGRAMQYINFIRDIREDYELGRQYLPYEEMRMHGIEDFEPARFCGKHESFARFIRLQIERYLEWQRFAEQGYKYIPYRYLIPIKTAADMYKWTAKIIHRHPSIVFMRKVKPRKRRVVYGANVNFVLALRHKIFTGGLVWP, encoded by the coding sequence ATGCTTATTCCAAAGCCTCCGCGTGTGCAGAAAACCTTGTTCAACCTATTCCACAAGGGAAGCACAACATACTTTAACAGCACCCTCTTCTTCCCCGACAACGTCAAAAAAGACGTGTTCAAACTCTATGCATTCCTACGTAAAGCAGACAATTACGTAGACCTCATTCCACAGGATGTGGAAGGATTCTACGCGTTCAAAGAAGAATATGAGCGAGCCGCATCCGGGTATCAATCGTCTGACATTGTCATCAACGAGTTTGTAGAACTCTCCAACAGGAAGAAATTTGAGCAGGAATGGATAACCGCCTTCCTCGACGCGATGGAGTCGGACCTCTACCGCAAAACATACTATACACTCGACGAGCTCTGCGTCTACATGTATGGCTCCGCCGAGGTCGTCGGCCTATTTATGGCCAAGATTCTTGATTTGCCTGAGGAGTCCTATATCTACGCAAGGTTTCTCGGTCGGGCGATGCAGTACATCAACTTCATTAGAGACATTCGGGAGGATTATGAGCTGGGTCGCCAGTATCTACCCTACGAGGAGATGCGTATGCATGGAATTGAAGATTTTGAGCCGGCGCGTTTCTGCGGAAAACACGAAAGCTTCGCACGGTTCATTCGGTTGCAAATTGAGCGTTACCTCGAGTGGCAGCGGTTTGCTGAGCAGGGCTACAAATACATACCGTACCGCTATTTGATACCTATTAAGACGGCGGCGGACATGTACAAGTGGACGGCTAAAATAATTCACAGACATCCGTCGATAGTTTTTATGCGTAAGGTGAAGCCGAGAAAGCGTAGGGTAGTTTACGGGGCCAACGTCAACTTTGTATTGGCTCTTCGACACAAAATTTTTACCGGGGGGCTGGTATGGCCCTAG
- a CDS encoding NADPH-flavin oxidoreductase — protein MKRRVEQSVLGLLASRRSIRRFRKSAMSEEVLGMIVESGQSAPSYFQAYSIIWLRSDQLVEAVYDVCGSEAIKQASAVLLICLDFNKLTVFAETVSPEHFLKLDTYPAETLLSVLELGLVVENMVIASEALGYGSLLLDCGIYECERLSALLKLPTGVVPVILLLIGEKDETPPPRPRWPLQNILHIDGYKPVTGEEARKYIENADQILSSENYLKKYANFSGTYFEYLAEQLRANKEIKQSYSALSAFLRKQGVKV, from the coding sequence TTGAAGAGAAGGGTTGAGCAGAGTGTTTTAGGGCTTCTGGCTAGTCGGCGTTCTATTCGTCGTTTCCGCAAATCGGCGATGAGTGAGGAGGTTCTCGGCATGATCGTGGAGAGTGGCCAGTCGGCTCCATCCTATTTCCAAGCCTATTCAATCATATGGCTTAGGTCTGACCAGTTGGTTGAAGCCGTGTATGATGTCTGCGGCTCGGAGGCCATCAAACAGGCCTCCGCCGTACTCCTCATATGTCTGGACTTCAACAAGCTGACTGTTTTCGCGGAAACCGTTTCCCCGGAGCATTTCCTCAAGCTTGACACATACCCGGCGGAGACGCTGTTGTCAGTTTTAGAGCTGGGGCTGGTTGTCGAAAACATGGTCATAGCGTCAGAGGCCCTTGGATACGGCAGCCTGCTGCTTGACTGCGGCATATACGAGTGCGAGAGGTTATCGGCCCTGCTGAAGCTGCCGACCGGAGTGGTTCCCGTAATTCTTCTCTTGATAGGTGAAAAAGATGAAACGCCTCCGCCGAGGCCACGGTGGCCGCTTCAAAACATTCTCCACATCGACGGCTACAAACCCGTCACAGGCGAAGAAGCGCGAAAATACATCGAGAACGCAGACCAAATCCTCTCAAGCGAAAATTATCTCAAAAAATATGCAAACTTCTCCGGAACCTACTTTGAATACCTCGCCGAGCAGCTTCGCGCGAACAAGGAAATCAAACAATCCTACAGCGCGCTTTCAGCCTTTCTGAGAAAACAGGGGGTAAAGGTTTAG
- a CDS encoding octaprenyl-diphosphate synthase → MMSLEDEVLSILSEYVEPVEKAVEKLTPRMFDTGFLVKEFGEPVYRYSPESFTEGLAKPFWELFRRGGKRWRPALTVIVYEALGGGDPGIYILAAVPEIIHNATLIVDDVEDGSLMRRGEPCIHRIYGIDIAINAGNAYYYIPAYLAAKKLPKNMATLFLEKYVETMTRLSLGQTMDIVWHRGLVTDITEEHYLQMAAFKTGALSRFAVELAAIYAGRGDLLEELGRFGEAVGTAFQIQDDYLNIFGDEARYGKEIGGDITEGKYTLMTVYALTHLSSEKAKRLRQILHSHTSDKQELKEAINLIRESGADKYAREVMRRSVHMAWSRVEPLLADTPAKTKLKKLATFLVERTL, encoded by the coding sequence GTGATGAGCTTAGAGGACGAGGTTCTGTCAATTCTCTCCGAATATGTGGAGCCTGTGGAGAAGGCTGTTGAAAAGCTCACACCCAGAATGTTTGACACAGGTTTTCTCGTGAAGGAGTTTGGTGAGCCTGTTTACCGCTACAGCCCCGAGTCATTTACCGAGGGGCTGGCTAAACCGTTTTGGGAGCTTTTCAGGAGAGGAGGCAAGAGATGGCGGCCGGCTTTGACGGTGATAGTTTATGAGGCTCTGGGCGGCGGAGACCCTGGCATCTACATCTTGGCCGCTGTTCCCGAAATCATCCACAACGCCACCTTGATAGTCGACGACGTAGAGGACGGAAGCCTCATGAGAAGAGGAGAGCCATGCATCCACCGCATCTACGGCATAGACATCGCCATCAACGCAGGCAACGCCTACTACTACATCCCGGCATACTTAGCCGCGAAAAAGCTGCCCAAAAACATGGCCACACTCTTTCTCGAGAAATATGTCGAGACGATGACAAGGCTCAGCCTCGGCCAAACCATGGACATCGTATGGCACCGAGGACTCGTAACAGACATCACCGAGGAGCATTATCTCCAGATGGCTGCTTTCAAGACAGGTGCTTTGTCAAGGTTCGCCGTCGAGCTTGCAGCCATATACGCCGGACGCGGAGACCTTCTCGAGGAGCTTGGCCGCTTCGGTGAAGCTGTTGGAACAGCTTTCCAGATACAGGACGACTATCTCAACATCTTCGGCGACGAGGCGAGATACGGGAAGGAGATAGGCGGCGACATAACCGAGGGCAAATACACCCTTATGACGGTGTATGCCCTGACACATCTCTCATCCGAAAAAGCGAAAAGACTCAGACAGATACTTCACAGCCACACATCCGACAAACAAGAGCTCAAAGAAGCAATCAACCTCATCAGAGAATCGGGCGCAGACAAATATGCTCGGGAGGTTATGCGGCGAAGCGTTCACATGGCATGGAGCAGGGTTGAGCCTCTTCTCGCCGACACACCAGCCAAGACAAAGCTCAAAAAACTCGCAACATTCCTCGTCGAAAGAACCCTCTAA
- a CDS encoding glutamate synthase (NADPH/NADH) large chain: protein MLRGWTEDRVKHLREMAGVIGRQPAEPPIVSMGSTAPPYVDAPFFIRDHIVIDGAQVTRPSIDPYREPVETHVYLRGGRLRLSMPVAVKLGAHLPRVFIEGVVRACYCMGVLMMLENPAELENYGEALVVDPAYRGVFAGYFAEPTRVSDVGGPFFAHVGSSTDFSWLPPVLEHVSGVVVDEDLGGDAELEVVVALLDRELRRHGVRNTVGLVAGGWSVRGADDVFKLVALGADAVLLSACVEEALEPVKTQTVSIVQEKMENLLLGLQREIKLLAGAAGVSSVFNTLVGNRELLRAIELGREVRALLGVKMAGEG, encoded by the coding sequence TTGCTTAGAGGATGGACAGAGGACCGTGTAAAGCATCTTCGGGAGATGGCTGGTGTTATCGGCAGGCAGCCGGCTGAGCCACCGATAGTAAGCATGGGCAGCACAGCTCCTCCATACGTGGATGCGCCATTCTTCATACGCGACCACATAGTCATAGACGGCGCGCAGGTGACGAGGCCGAGCATCGACCCCTACCGCGAACCTGTTGAAACACATGTCTATCTCCGCGGAGGGAGGCTCAGGCTATCGATGCCTGTTGCCGTGAAGCTCGGCGCCCATCTGCCCCGCGTTTTCATAGAAGGCGTTGTCCGCGCCTGCTACTGTATGGGTGTTTTGATGATGCTGGAAAACCCAGCGGAGTTGGAGAATTACGGTGAGGCCCTTGTTGTAGACCCTGCATATAGAGGAGTTTTCGCTGGCTACTTTGCTGAGCCGACGCGTGTGAGTGATGTGGGTGGGCCCTTTTTCGCCCATGTAGGTTCCTCGACAGACTTCTCATGGCTCCCGCCTGTTCTGGAGCATGTTTCTGGAGTGGTTGTTGACGAGGATTTGGGTGGAGACGCCGAACTCGAGGTTGTTGTCGCGCTTCTCGACCGTGAGCTCCGTCGACACGGTGTACGCAACACAGTGGGCCTTGTCGCAGGTGGATGGAGTGTGAGAGGCGCTGATGACGTGTTCAAGCTCGTCGCCTTGGGAGCCGACGCCGTGCTACTCTCCGCATGCGTCGAAGAAGCACTCGAGCCCGTGAAGACCCAAACCGTTTCCATCGTTCAGGAGAAGATGGAGAACCTTCTCCTCGGCCTTCAGAGGGAGATAAAGCTGCTGGCCGGAGCGGCCGGTGTCTCCAGCGTCTTCAACACCTTGGTGGGCAACAGGGAGCTGCTGCGGGCCATAGAGCTGGGCAGAGAGGTGAGGGCCTTGCTCGGTGTGAAGATGGCTGGCGAGGGATGA
- a CDS encoding UbiA prenyltransferase gives MALEAVQKVLKVSRFRFWIYVAGPYVVGYTLGATGFSDFLRPEYYIYLIYFFIPANILVYGVNDYFDVETDALNPKKSSKELRIVGRDRVRLRRLLLGVLGISFALMLFQDNVARILFGGFLFLSIFYSAPPLRFKSKPFLDFASNYLYIMPGVFGHYIASGSLPDTLILLAGFLHISAMHIFSAVPDIEFDLAAGIKTTPVVIGRKNALILVTVFWAGLAYLAIMLTGFHPLSFLALIYPMVPLSVLVFGRDINRVYWSLPYINTSLGGLLWLGLVNHKIIPFFPNF, from the coding sequence ATGGCCCTAGAAGCTGTCCAGAAAGTGCTTAAGGTCTCACGCTTTCGTTTCTGGATTTATGTGGCAGGTCCATACGTAGTCGGCTACACACTCGGCGCCACAGGATTCAGCGACTTTCTCCGACCCGAGTACTACATCTATCTGATCTATTTCTTCATCCCCGCTAACATATTGGTCTACGGTGTTAATGACTATTTTGATGTTGAGACGGATGCGTTGAATCCGAAGAAGAGTTCGAAGGAGCTGCGAATTGTTGGCAGAGATAGGGTTAGGCTGCGGAGGCTGCTTCTCGGTGTGCTTGGTATAAGCTTTGCATTAATGCTTTTCCAGGATAATGTGGCGCGTATCCTGTTCGGTGGATTTCTGTTTCTCTCGATTTTCTACAGCGCGCCTCCGTTGCGTTTCAAGAGTAAACCCTTCCTCGACTTCGCCTCGAACTATCTCTACATCATGCCGGGGGTCTTCGGCCACTACATCGCCTCAGGCAGCCTTCCCGATACACTCATACTTCTGGCAGGGTTTCTACACATATCCGCTATGCACATCTTCTCAGCAGTTCCCGATATAGAGTTCGACCTAGCAGCAGGAATCAAAACAACCCCGGTTGTCATCGGCAGAAAAAACGCGCTAATACTGGTGACAGTTTTCTGGGCAGGCCTTGCATATTTAGCAATCATGCTAACGGGATTTCATCCTCTAAGCTTTTTGGCACTAATCTACCCCATGGTGCCGCTGTCTGTTCTGGTTTTCGGACGCGACATAAACCGTGTCTACTGGTCTCTTCCATACATCAACACATCTTTGGGCGGGCTTCTCTGGCTAGGACTCGTCAACCACAAGATCATCCCGTTTTTCCCGAATTTTTAG
- a CDS encoding conserved hypothetical protein (adenosine specific kinase) encodes MQIFRPYVDWARSAAVLDDLRLGKQRVESKQVLNVFLRKAGILRDGLRGWLNHPIVLLYYNDGRPYVDDVVGMFIACVKEWVRRGKQNSINLDDIKHLLDQLEKTPGTPITHLHEIEYRRILLLKNPSHYIKTFTEEEVREVLETEPVKISGINSWLFDDMRRYRRLLKKIRARL; translated from the coding sequence ATGCAGATTTTTAGGCCATATGTTGATTGGGCTAGGTCGGCCGCGGTTCTCGACGACCTGCGTCTAGGCAAACAGCGTGTAGAGTCCAAGCAGGTTCTGAACGTTTTTCTACGGAAGGCCGGTATTCTCAGAGATGGGTTGCGCGGCTGGCTTAACCATCCGATTGTTCTACTTTACTACAACGACGGCAGGCCCTATGTCGACGACGTGGTGGGAATGTTCATCGCTTGTGTCAAAGAATGGGTGAGACGGGGAAAACAAAACAGCATAAACCTCGATGACATAAAGCATCTCCTCGACCAGCTAGAGAAAACACCCGGCACGCCTATTACCCATCTCCACGAAATAGAGTATCGGCGAATTCTTCTACTAAAAAACCCCAGCCATTACATCAAAACCTTCACAGAGGAGGAGGTTAGAGAGGTGTTGGAGACCGAGCCCGTGAAAATAAGCGGCATAAACTCTTGGTTATTTGATGACATGCGGCGTTACAGGCGGCTTTTGAAGAAAATTAGGGCGAGGCTATAG